The genomic DNA GAGAATGCGGAGACTGTGTGGAATGGACCCTGAGAGcagggaacggagaagagtCGTCTTGCCAGCACCCAAAAGCCCTGACACAATTGTCACCGGtacagaagaagcagaagaggaagaagaacaggaagaagaagaggaagaagaagaggaagaagtggaggaagaagtggaggaagaagaagaggaagaagtggaggaagaagtggaggaagaagaggaagtggaggaagaggaagaagtggaggaagaggaagaagtggaggaagaggaagaagtagagggaggggaagaggccgACGGACAGGGCGACGGAACACGGAGGAGACGGGGTGGCGTGGCATCATCTTCATCCGATGACGTACAGGGGGCGGACGATGGCGTCAGttgtcccttttctctcgtccgcGCTCCCTCCCATTGGGGTCCTTTTCCTCGGGTGTCCATGGTTCAGAGACTTttggttttctttctgtcggTGATTCTCGCTGTTGCCCCCACTATCGCTGTTTCggcgcgtgtctcccttGTACGTGTGCTTCGATCATCTCCCGTTGCCGTGgcggcctctcttctctctggtaGACTGCTCCTCCACCCTACCGCGGGTTCGGGGAAAGACCGCCGGAAGGCTGGGAAAATTCCAGTCTATGGGGTCagcaagaaaaaggaggaaaggggagcaaaggaacagaaggaaagggaacagAGGTGGTTGTGCGGGAAGGCTCAACTGGCATTCCGAGTTTTGGGCGAAAAGCTGAGtcgggaagcgaaggaaagaaaggtgGGCCGCAGAAAAAGATGATTTGAGGCAGAAACTGCACAATGATGCAGTTTTCTACATGGTGGGAAGAAATGAAGGcaagcgagcgagaaaacggaaacgcgctttctctctggagagcAACGAGACGAGACAAGCGTGTTCGCCGGTGGCAGGAGGGCCCTGTGGAGTTctgcgaaggagacgaaatcAAAAGAACGTCGACTGGACTCTGTCGGGAAAGAAGATTTTTACATTTGTCTTGAGAAAAGTCGCACAGAACACCCGACACCCAGCGCCTTTGGGCCGTGCAGGAAGGCCCGCCAAGTGAGCTGGTTTTTTGAGAGGTTTTGTACACAAGACGGTACGAATGCAACAGAGAGGTACACGTGGTAgggttcctcctcttctgaaagagagaacgtgGACATGGGGGGGAAGCATTTGCGGAGATGATTTTGcaccttttctcgcctttttttgcgATCAGATTTCGTCGCCAAGAGTCGGTGAGGCACATCCGTGGTCCTCCCGTCGGtgcgtcctcgctgtctcgtctcctcttccctgtttATCAGGGGCGACTCTGGATGTTGTTTCTCGCGCTTACCTTCCTTCACCTCCccgtttctttcgtttcctcctggATTTCCTCCTGACGACTTCCGTCCCCATCCCCAACTGGTCCCTCACCGCTGCTCTGACCGCCCAAGTGCCTCGCCCCTACTCCCCTGCTGGCAAGCGCCATGCCGCCAAGCACACTGCTTGCACCGTTGGGTTGCAATACATCTCTGCACACTCCGCAGTTGCACTGGAAAGGCTTGGAAGACAATCGTTCCCTGCGGCGGCACTGCCAGTGAGTATATACCCGGGGGTTAGAGGCTTTCGTCGAGACGAGTCCCGTTCGGCAGCGAGTGTGTTGGTCGCCGCTGTTTTGTAAGAGGTGGACCAAGGAGCGAAGCCGACTCACGGAGAGCACGGCCAGAAGCATCtagaggaaacgaaggaacaCAGGCGGACGCCGACGGCGCATGGACAGGCACGATAGTCGAGAGCAGACGTTCTTCACCActgggaagagaacggacTAGCACCACGTGAAATGCTGTACCTTCTTGCCTTCATTTTTCGCTGGGCCGGAGACGCACCAGGGACAGGTGGCCGGAGGGTGCGGGTAAAGGGGTatgaaaagagggagaagaaagatccAGTTGTGAAAGAATGGGCGCCGGCAGCAGTCTGTGTTGTTTCTAAACTGAGATTCCAAGTTGAGGAGGGGATAGAAGACTCCATAACTCATTCGGATGACGGTATGATATGCGCGTTGCcgcgcggcgacgcgcttCACACTCGATTCCGCCGCCGCGGAAAAGAACCACCATTCCTTAGTGAGCCTTTTGCCGAGTACGGAAATCACTCCAATCATTATTGCAGGTGGAGGGGCAAGTTTCCACCGGGGCCATTAGAAGGTAGACGGGAAAACAAAATATGCGGCTGCTGCCGCGATTTCCGTGTTCTCGAGCAGCGCGTGCCCTGCCGGAGCTGATCGGTACAGGGGCCAGTATTCAGCAAGCAGGCGCTTTCGATTCTGAATTTCTCAGATACACGTTTTTGTAGGTACGCAGACAGTAATTCGCGCCGTCAGAGTTGTTTCCAGGGCCGAACATCGCGGGAAATTATCCACACGAAGGAACAAGCGCCGGTGGCGCGGCGCCCCCACGGGTTGTTTCGTTCGATGGTTCATTCTTGGCGAGGTCTTCTGACCATGTTCTCTGATGACTGCACGTTGCGTAGTGCAAGTGAACAAAGTGAACAGTTAGCGCCAAGGTTTCGGTGACTGGGGTGCTGTACAGAGGCGCTGCAACTCCTCACGTGAGAGCACGAGACTCCCCCGGAGAGCGGCGGTAACACTACGCGCCTTTTGTCCTGCCTGTTCCCCTTCTTGGAAAAAACAGTGAACGGTATCAGTGAACGATATCGGTCGGTGGCCGTGATGCGTATCACTTTCCTTCCCGTAATGGAGTGGTTCCGAACTGTCTTGGCCTCACTAAGCACTGTTGCGCACTGAACAAGTATATGGCCCTCTTCGTGCCTGCATACGTCTCTGAATCCCAGCCATAAGAAGAATCCGCCCAAAGCGGCCTGACCGACCGGTGAACGTCGCCCATTGGCGGTAGAACCCTCCAGCGGAGGCTCAGACCGGTCTCGTCGTTTCCTAGGGGTGTTggggagcgcgaggcgcttcGCAGGATGCGGAGGCAAGTACACTAGGAAAGTCGACTCTTTGTAGTctccctgttttttctcgtctcgacCGTATCCACGTCGCCTGTTGCGAGGGGAAGCGAGCGTTCACCGGTCCCCAGCTGGCGGATTCCGCTCTGTCAGGTTCGCACGTTTCGCCAGGCTGCGATGCGGAACCGACGTTTTGGCCGGCAGTTCAAGTGCGGTTGCACTTGAGGCATCCCGGCGCTCTCCTGCCTTTTGCCGAaaccgctctctctcccgtcggGGCGATGCGCCTGTTTCCTTCGTGACGGCTAACGGAAGCTGTTAAACCGATTCGATATCTGCCAGAAAGGGCGGTTTTCAAGGGGCAGCACCCGAGAAGCGCTCGAGACCTTTTGCTGAATTTTGCCCCGATCCAAAAAGACCACGCTTTCTCATCGGCTGCGGCACGTCTGCCGTAACCTCCGCACGGCACGGGTTATAGAGACAGCCAAACCCAGGCGGCTGGGCATTCGCCGGAACTTTCCAGGTGTGGTGGTTGCTCGGGGATCGGCGCGGCCAGCCTGGGAACCCGACGTTCGTACGCCGACCGCCTTCACGTCCGTGTTTTTCCCGAGCTTTCGTGGCAGGCGCGGCAGGGACCGGTTGCGGTGGATACCCGCATGACCCACCCTCCCCTCGTCCCACAGGGTGGGCAGTGGGCGGCACCGAGGCGGCGCCTGAGCAGCGGTATCCGAATGTTTCTCGCCAGATCTGTTATAATCGAGTTTGCACTTTGGAACGTGTTTAGTTTTTTGCGAGAaaacgtttttttcttttcgtgtcCTAAAGTACACGGTTTGCTTGggtgaagcagagagacccGTCGACCTCCGACCGGTtcctcccccctccccgTGCACGGCCCacctctcgcgcctgcgctCGAGCTAGTGCCGTGTGTCGACTTTTAAAGTTTCCCTTGTGCACGCAGCGCTGCGGGAAAACTGTGCTCGCGAAACTTTTCTCAGGGTCGCGTTCACGAGCTCCGCactctctccgtctgtccCCGGAACCCCGTCAAAATGAAGCTCTCCAAGAAGGTCGTCGctgctctccttttctccgccgcGGTCCTGCTGTGCGGCGCCgcatctgtctccgccgcagTGGAGGTGGAGACCGAACAGCACCAGGCCGAGGTGGATTCCGAAGGAGCGGATGAAGTCGACCTCGCCGATGCTGCCGAAGATGGCGCCGACGAACAAGCGGTCGTCACTCCCCGCAGCCAGCGCAGCAGCCAGGTTCAATCCAAAAAGGGTGCGTCCGGTGCCCTCAAGATTGGCAGcgctctcgctgctgctctTTTGGCTCTCGGCGTCGGTTACGCCGTGTTGGGAGGCGAGTCCTCTGGTTCGGACGTTCCTGCGGAGAGCTCCGAGCTGGCCGCCAAGGCGACTGATGCCTTGAACGCTGAACCGACCTCTCCCAAGGACAAGGCCACCAAGAAGAACTTTAAGAAGCTGATTGCGGCATTGGGAGGCGGTGCATCTGTCGCTGCCGCTATCGCTACGGTGTACTACTTGATGACGAAGGGCGGCGCGGGCGTTGACTCCGACGCTTTGAACGAAGCCCTTAGTACCTTGAACGAAACCATCAACGTCAACGGCACAGCTCCCGCCGAAATTCCCGGAGCGCCTGCGATCTAAATCCAACAGCGCACCCCCCTCAGGCGTGAGACGCCTCCGCCTGAGACCCGCAGATGAACGCAGCAGACGCGACCTTGCTCTGTCCATTCTCTCTGTGGGAACTAAGGAGAACTGCAAGATGTTAAGTCGAATGTGACTCCAGGGAAAGTTGATCCCTGTCATGCGCATTTCTCCAGTTGCTGAGACGACACACAGCGCCTCGACCAGGGTGGAAGATGTGCGCTTCGGTGTTTTGAGGGCACAGAGTAGCGGCTTTTCGGCTGTGCCATGTTTCAGTTGGTTTTGTCGTGCTCCCCCCCTCTACACACAACAACGGAGGTGCGTCCGGTTCCAGTCAACCAgtgtctgtgcatgtgccTTCCTTTGGCGCCTCGTCTGGAATTTCATTTCGTGCAAACCGAGCGTTACGCGGAATGCATGACATCTAAGTTCCTGAACCAGGAAGCGGGGATGTCTCAATTCCCTCGCAAAAACTAATCGCTGCGTAACGGGAGCAGCCGCTTTGCAAAAAGCCACTGACGGTGAACTTCACATAACGCACAGCTGCCAGCGCCGCCTTCACACTTAGCTGACATGATGAAACCGGAGTCGTGTAGGCACGAAGGCTGGTGTTGTGCACTCTGTCTTACAGCGCAACGCGCGTTTTTGCGGGAGCCCGGGTAGCACCATCATCACTGTTGCACCAAGGCAGTCACCAAAAAATGTCGCTCACGACAGTAGCAAAAGCGACCTTCGCAGGTGTGGGAGAGATTTTCAGTTTCAGACAGTCGGGAGCTTGTCTCCACGAGTCTTtctgggagagagacgcccaggCGCGTTAGTGTTGTGCCTTACGTGTAGGGTTTGATCGCAGTTTCTCGCGGTCTTCCCACACTAGGGGGCGCCATATGTGTGCCGTGAGTCCAGCGTGTGCTCTACTGGTACACATCGGAAGCTTCACTACACTGGAGTGGTTCCTGGTTCGTGAGAACAGCTGGTGTGATGCAAAAAAATCAGAATCTGTAATTCACGTCACTGATGAACTTGATGCTGGTGTGCCAGGGGAGGGTTTCTTACTGAGTGTTTTTTCATGCTGGACAagacaggagggagacaggcgttCCTGTTTGCTTTGAGATAGAGGGATACCGTGCTGGATCACAGGAAATACGGTTCCATTGGTCCCGTTTCCTGGCAAGGGAATGGGTAGTCGGCCCCCTCCGGCAGCGACGGTCAGTCGGCCAGATTCATTAGATACGTGAATCCATGTAACAGATCCACGAAAAGATATTTCGGGCCGGGAGATGAATGTTTCCGGTCTTCGAGACTAGAAGTACGTTTGTTCAGGCAGAGACTTCCTAGAGTCTAAATGAACCGCCTACAACATTTTTTGGGAGGACGCCCAGCCACTATCACGCCCTGGAACTTCCCCGAACATCGACTAAGAGTCGCCGACACTGCACACGCGTTCGTCGCCACTCGAGCCGCGACAGGTGAACCACTcacagcgaggagacagagtccAGAAGAACGTACCCACCCATCCCGTAGACAAGATTCCTGTCCGAGTTCCGGAAACGTGTGACGCCTTACCCTCATTGTCCCTTCACAGAGAATCAAGAGCCCCTCACGAATACCCATATCCCCTCCGTCCCGAATACTCACTTGTGAGCAATTATTTCCTGATTACCTTTGTTCGCCATGTCGGTGGCGACAGATGGCCCACGCATCCACACAGAAAAACCCGTAGAGGGTCACCGTTGTGTCTCCAGTTACACCAGCGTGTAGACGCCTGCAGGTGAGTACAGTCGATGGGTTCGAGGTTGGAAGGCCCCGCACTTTACATGTCATCAGCCACTGTCTTCCTTGTTTTGGAAGAACAATGGCGACCACGCGACGTGGCATACTGCCTCCCAGGCAGAGATAGATGCACAGCACAGCAGGAAGCGCCTGTCGTGTGCCCTCAGGATCAAGCACGTTCGTCCACAGTTTCGGAAGAAATGTCATGGCAATGAAGCTGAGCGAATTGCCTTCCCCCTGTGCCCGTGTGGTTTTCCGTGCGAGTCACACACGACCATCACAAAAGCAGTCGGGTTATCACTTTACGCGAACCGCTTGAGTCAATGAAGCGTCTAGAGAGGAGACTCCTGTTTCGTTGAACAGCATCTCGGAGAGTGGCTTCCCAGCAATCTCCCTTGACGAGAAAACCAGTCATCTTCTCAAGCACTGGCCAACAGAGGATTGTTGCCTACGACAGCTATTTACCCGAGCAGGGCGGCTAGATCCTCAGCCTTTTCAGAAGACAACTGACAACGATTCCCGTGATGATGGTTCCCATGAAGATCGCTGCGGCGATGCTCCAAAAAATTGTCGCACTGGCGGGAATGTTCTCGAAACCATGATGAATGTTCATCCCGAAGAAACCAGGGACCAGAGCAAAAAACCCAGTAATAGTCGCAAGCGCTGTCATCCACACATCTGTCTTCAACAGAAAGTTTCGCTGCATCCCCAAGTGGAGTTCAATCATCGCGAGGGAATCATCCATGTATTCGTCAATGCTTTTCACATTCTTGAGCACTGCATCAGCCTCCTGCGAGTAACAGCCAAGAAGCATCTCAATCTCGTGTTTGATTGCTCGGTGCCCGCTGTTTCGACGgtcttctccactttcgtCTTCCCACAGCTCCGGCGTGTCCCAGAACCGAGAGATTGCCATGCGACGAAGAGTTTCGTCGTCGCCCAAAACGTCGTTTAGTGCGGTCAGAACCCCTGCAACTTCCGATTTGATGGTGTTCAACATTTTTTGCAGACTGTTGACGCTAAGGAGGATTGAGGAGTTGACGCCGCTTCCCGTACGAAGGTCCGCGCAGATCGACACAGCCGTTTGGCGCATTTCCCGACTCTGCCTGGACAACACATCCAGGGATTGGACAATGGCGGTTTCCAGCGCCAGGTATTCAAACGGTGTGGACGactcgagagaaacgagtTGTTCCAGCTTCTCCAGAAGAGTGGAATCGATTTCTGTTGGCGGTGACATGTCATGGACAGAACCTGCGTCTCCGACTGCGGCGCTCGAGCCAGACGACCCACCTCGTGCGGTGACTTCGATAAGGGATGCACCCGAGGAGTTCagctttccgttttcgtcatcgtcgtctctgctcaACAAACCGTGTCTCAGTAGCTCGCAACGCCACTCAGTCTGTTCGAACTTCCGTGCCTCGCGAGGAAAATTCCCCCGCCCTATTGGCAGCATGTACACCAAGCCATGCAAGATAACGATTCGCACGTAGGGCAACGACACCAAAAGACAGTTTCGCCGCGTGATGATGGACGAGCCGTCGCTTCCCGCCGAAAGAAACAGGCGAACGTCGCGCACCTTGACGGCTCCGAGAGCCagctcttccgcctctggcTTCTTGCTGTGTTGGTGGATCTTTGTCAGCAGATCGTAGATCTGGAACACAGCCTCGTCGAGTCCCTTCTTCGAGATCTCGTATGCGATGAAGGCTCTGCTCCGTGCAGCCACATGCTGCATGAGGGTCGTGCTTCGCTTTAGGGTTAgggcgccttcgtcgcccaAGTCCTGCGGCCGAGCCAGTTCGCCGGCAACTAGGCACTTCCGTTCTACCCGTGCTTTCAGCCGCGAAATCTTCCGCTGCAGGTACCGTGACTGTCGGCCCCTGTTCTGTGGACTCTGCAAAGTAGGAACACTTCCAACTCGGGCGAGTGGCGTTTGCAGCGAAAGCTGCCTGTCGAACTTCTCGCCTTTCGACCGGGGCAACAAGTATTCCTCCTCACTCGCGCTACCAGATGGCGATTCCCTCACGGGGCCGATTATAAACTGCTCCATTCGGTTTGTGAAGATAGCGAGAAAAGCCGCGAGACGGGCTGGCCTCTCCTGAGGGACACGTTCCGATTGGGTATGCGGAACTACATGAACGCACCCTGAACGGCGCGCGCCGAACTACGAGTTTCTCACTCCACCAAGGAACGCCGACTGAACTTCCGGTCGGTAGCGTACAAGGCATGAGGCGTTGCGCTCAAAAtgggaagacgggaaactCCTCGCTCATGCAGCCGGGCGAATGGCGGCGACTCAAGCAAGGCAGCGCGATGGACCTGTGGTGAACGGACTGCCGAGCCACGATCGATCCAAGCATCTTCATAACAGTAACGTACCGCCTTCGCCCACCACAAATTTGGCTATTTCTCTTCAAAAAACTTCGTGGGGACATTTCTTCTCAACGAAGGAAGGCTGCAGAGTACCTCAGAAGCGCGCTTGCTGGAACGCCGGTCTTTGAACAAACAGAACCGGCTCGATGAACTGCACGCTACCCGGCTGTGGCACGCAAAAACCGCGCGAAAGTCCCCTGTTCAGCGAGGGGTACAGACCTGGACTCTGTCGCTGAAACCGCTTGAAAGATAATCTCTATGCCACACAACAAGAGGCGAGCCTCAAACCTTTCGTGTGACAGTGTTTTCGGGGACCGCATGCGGCGTGTCACGGCTGAGGCGCGAGAGCAAGACACGTACGAGCGGACGTTTCGACAGAGAACGGCCGCATCCAAATGACGAGAAACACCGCGCCATCACAACACGTTTCACCTGGGGAAGCAGTCCAGGAATCAGAGGAAAATCACCACCACGGGGGACCGACAACTTCGTGCTGATGAAATAAAAGACAGCCTGCTGCCGcagctttttctgcctcttcgctaACTCGTCTTCAGTGGGGCGGGCTGACCTAGTTGGCGCTTTTCCGCGTTGTCTTGTCTACAAGGCTGAACCCTGAAAACGTTAGCGAGCGCGGCCCGTTCTTTTGAGTGAGTTGCCTTATTGGACGCCGCGTGGACGTATTTCTGGGCTCGAGAGGGTTTGTGGAAAGGAGCGGCGAACCGTCTAGCCGAAGTGCAACTGATGTAGCGCGCCTTGCCCGGTCGATTGCGCAACTGAGACCGCGGGACAGGCTTCCCGGTTTTCTCGCATGCGCTCCATTGACAGATAGTTTCCTGGTGGCGTCAAACAAATATATCCAGGTCAGCCCGCGGTGAACAACAAATGGCAGGAAACTTTGCGGGCATGCGACCCTTCCCGAGTTCCGAGCCTCTTTGAGCAGCCACGCAGTCTCACAGATGCCGACACCGACGGCAACAGACTCCAGGTGCCTTTGAAAACACTTGGGCTGTGACGCTGGATGGGCAGTTATGATTCGCGTGAGGCTGCCGAGGTTTTGCCTTTCGGGACGCTCTCCCTGGATTCCACACAGGGACTGGTTTCCAACGAAAAAGCGCCACTGGTAGAAGTCGAGTCGAAAGCtgtgcgtgtgcatgtgccGCTTATACCGTCGACTttggagacagcgacacgAGAGCCGGCGTTTTTAGCAGAGAGATTCGGCAGGAAGATGTGAAAACTGTTTCCTCTGAACCGCTGTGGTGCGTGATCGGGGAGTCTGCTCATACGACGGGCGGGCTTTTCGCCCAGGTTCGCGCGCCAGTCGTTCTTAGATTGTACTTTGCCCCCGCAACCTACCAAGACGCAAACAGATTTTTTCTCGGACGCGCTGGCGACTTCAGAGCCAGGTCGCTGCCGCCTGTCAATTTTCGGCTGTCTACCGGATAGAGGAGAGATGAAACGGGCTAACAACGGGGCCAACTCTGTGGAGGCAAACAGCGCAGCTGTGAGGGGCGCTTCTTCGGTATGCAGCAAGACTGTGGATCCTTTTCTGTGTGCCTTCTCGGCTTTCGTATGCCGTGTCCGTTCGAGGTCGTCCCTTCCTCGGGACGTGCGGAGTGCTTCACGGAACGCAAGAAATGGGCCTGGCTGTGTTTACTAGTCTCGGGTGGGTTGGAATGGATTCACGTATAGGGCTAACGGCACAAGCAGATTCGCCCGCCACCCAGTAGGTATGGGGCAGTTGCCTCACTGAGCGTTGTTGCACGTTACAATGGGCAGGAGCGGGGCGCACCATGGAGCCCCGGTGCAACAATACCTCTGTCTCATTTACCAGTCCGTGAGCGTCAGAGCCGTGAATGCCTAACGTTAGCAGACGAGTTCACTGGAAGCAATGGTTTCCCACCTAACGGAAATCAACGCGTCTCCCAGTTTCcgaggcagcgccgccgtCACCCAGTAGGCTCCGGTGGCAACATCCTGTCCTCTACGTTACAGATGGTGACTGACAGAGGCAGTACGGAGGAAACCAGCAACAGCACAGAGTTCCCGATGGGCTTTCGGAAAAGCTGCGGCATCTCACGGTGTGGCGCCCGCAATCTGGACGTGACAAAGCGGTGAATTTTTAACACGCTTCCTGTTGCCACTCGCCTAGATCGCGTGGTGCTCTCTCGGGCAGCTGATGTGGGTCATCGTGCTTCGCACAGCGTGCCGTCGATCTTTGAAACCGGTTGCCAGCCGCCGAGATGGACCTTTTTGCCGTGTCTGACCCGTTTGCCGCCTTGCATTTGCTTCCCACTCGATCAAACAGAGCGTAGTATAGGTGTCATGAGGCTGACCAACTCCTTTCGTGTATCGTCACAGTCCACCGTACGCCGTGGGCAAGGCATTAAGAGCATTGAAGCACGAGCTGAAGACGGTCCTGCATTCGAAAGTCGCCCTAGAGAGCCAACCTGCGCGAGCTCCCGGCGGCATCGACGTTTtcacgcctctctgcatccCGGGCGCAAAATTGTGTGGAAGTTCCTGAGGGACCTGCAGGAAACTGTTCACAGGTGTGTGCAACCTGAGCACACCACAGGGCAGCCAGCCACAGGattcggcttatattcggtGCGCCTCTGGACAAGGTGTGCGCGCTGTTGTCgccgggaagaagggagacagggaaccCCGCACTTGCCAGCAGCGTCTAAGTGTTAAACTGGCACGAGACACCGCGTTGAGTTGAAGGAGAACGCTGGAAATATGCTGGATTTTCCGAGTCGGATGGGCGGGAACACTCTTGATCCGAGACAGTCGTCGACTTGAACGCTCCAAGGAAAGACAGGAGTCGCGTGGTAAATTTTCAATCTCTCAAAAAGCTGGCGAGGAAACTCCCAAAGATTGGTGACGCCTACCTTagtcctttttttctctcccatGCATGCTTTACACATCTTTCCAAATCGTCCCTACTCTTCACCGCCGGAATTGTGTCTCTGATCTTCTAGGCTTTCCGTTTtggtgtctcgcctcgcagtcttctcgctgctttgaactgctttccttctccactcTTCGCGGGTCTCTCTCCGGTATATATTCATCCAGATCACAGAGCATTTGTTCTTCAGCTCTCATCCTACGCTCTGGAGTGAGCACTCCCGTCCTTCTTGACTTTTTGATACCCATCATTCCTTTGCGTCGCGGCAGAATATTCTTTTGTGCCCCAGGGGCCGACTCCGATCGCGGCGCTGAAAATTCTGGGACTGTAGCCAGCCTGTGACTTCGCGTCTTTTATTGTCTTCACGGGGACACGACAACCACCGATTCGTTCAGCACGCGTTCTGCTCTTAGGGTGGATTTCTGTTTTGGTGTGTTGTGGGCGACACCCTTCACTCCTGGTCATTCCACTGTACACGTTTTCCAGGTTTTCGTCGCGGAGAGTATCCACAAAGACATCCTTAACTCCCACTGAACGTCTCACTCCTATCTTTGGTCAAGGAAAGCAAAGGGGCGGTGAAGTGCGTGGAGACAGGATTCCCTGTCTTCGTTCGCGGTTTCTGGCGCAAGGGAcagtctcgcctttttttgaCGGCGCGACCTCGTCGAAGAGAGTGGGGTCTGCGTGTGGACGAGGCCAACAAGCATCGCCAAAAGATCCTTCGGGTTTTTCTCCAGAGGGCTGTTACTGCCCGGAAGCGCATATATGAACACAGTGAGGAAGAAATGGCGCCTGCGGCTCGAGGAAATGTTTCGCTTCGGTGTACGCACACCGAAGCTTCAGAAATGAGGGGGTTCCAAAGAACACGGAAAATGAGCAGAGTGTGTATGATTctgctcgcgttttctcttctcggcgttTCGTCGTCAGTTAGGTCGCTTTCAAGGACTGCGGGACAAGCCGTTGAAGGTTCTACCCAGCTTTTCTTCGTATCTGCTAGCCTCCATGGACACCCTGGCCGTGTAGCTCCGACTTCACTTCACTGCTCAGGACCAGATGCACGCGAAGGCTCCTTCCGTTCTTCGGATCGATCTCTGGTAAGCCCTCATTATCACAAAACCACCGTTCTCTaacgcagagaggcatgCAAGATATGCTCATACCTCCCGGTACATATCCGACACGTTTTCGCGACTCTTCGCATGCTTATCTCTATGAGAGATAT from Neospora caninum Liverpool complete genome, chromosome VIII includes the following:
- a CDS encoding corA-like Mg2+ transporter domain-containing protein, encoding MEQFIIGPVRESPSGSASEEEYLLPRSKGEKFDRQLSLQTPLARVGSVPTLQSPQNRGRQSRYLQRKISRLKARVERKCLVAGELARPQDLGDEGALTLKRSTTLMQHVAARSRAFIAYEISKKGLDEAVFQIYDLLTKIHQHSKKPEAEELALGAVKVRDVRLFLSAGSDGSSIITRRNCLLVSLPYVRIVILHGLVYMLPIGRGNFPREARKFEQTEWRCELLRHGLLSRDDDDENGKLNSSGASLIEVTARGGSSGSSAAVGDAGSVHDMSPPTEIDSTLLEKLEQLVSLESSTPFEYLALETAIVQSLDVLSRQSREMRQTAVSICADLRTGSGVNSSILLSVNSLQKMLNTIKSEVAGVLTALNDVLGDDETLRRMAISRFWDTPELWEDESGEDRRNSGHRAIKHEIEMLLGCYSQEADAVLKNVKSIDEYMDDSLAMIELHLGMQRNFLLKTDVWMTALATITGFFALVPGFFGMNIHHGFENIPASATIFWSIAAAIFMGTIITGIVVSCLLKRLRI